Sequence from the Paenibacillus tundrae genome:
AAGCCCTTAGCATTTGTACGCTTGGTGCGTTAGGTGATGTTCAGATCTTGGATGGTATCAGTCTGGAAGAAACCAAACGTTTCATGCACCACTACAACTTCCCACCGTTCAGCGTAGGTGAAGCTCGTCCATTGCGTGCGCCTGGTCGTCGTGAAATCGGACATGGTGCATTAGGTGAACGTGCCTTGGCGAAAGTGATTCCTTCCGAAACAGATTTCCCATACACCATTCGTCTTGTATCTGAAGTACTTGAATCCAACGGTTCCACTTCACAAGCAAGTATCTGTGCGAGCACGCTCGCAATGATGGATGCTGGTGTACCAATTAAAGCTCCAGTAGCCGGTGTTGCTATGGGTCTGATCAAAGACGGCGATCATGTTTCAATCTTGAGCGATATTCAAGGTATGGAAGATCACCTGGGCGATATGGACTTTAAAGTTGCTGGAACACCTGAAGGTGTAACTGCAATTCAAATGGACATCAAAATTGATGGTATTGATCGTCAAATTTTGTCTGAAGCATTGGCTCAAGCCAAAGAAGGTCGTATGCACATCTTGGGCAAAATGACTGAGGTAATGAAAACTCCACGTGAGCAATTGTCACAATATGCTCCTAAAATCACGACGATGCACATTAACCCGGACAAAATCCGTGATGTTATCGGTGCAGGTGGTAAAATTATCAATAAAATCATCGAGGAAACCGGTGTTAAAATTGATATTGAACAAGACGGACGTGTCTTTATCGCTTCCTCTAATCAGGAAATGAACGATAAAGCAAAAGCAATCATCGAAGGGATCGTGCGTGAAGTACTGGTTGGCGAAATTTATGTCGGCAAAGTAAAACGTGTAGAAAAATTCGGTGCATTTGTTGAAGTTCTTCCGAATAAAGAAGGTCTGGTACACATCTCACAATTGTCCACAGAACGTGTTGCCAAAGTGGAAGATGTTGTAGCTATTGGTGATTCCATTACGGTTAAAGTAACGGAAATTGACCCACAAGGTCGCATCAACCTTTCACGTAAAGCTGTATTGACGGCAGAAGCTCCGGCTCAGTCTTAAGTTCACAGCTGAAGATACAAAGGTTCATTGAATCAAGAGACAGAAGGTTGTATTTCTGGCTCTTTTTTTAACGCCCAAAATAACTTTCATCCACGAAAAGCTGCAAGAAAAGCGATAGCAGGCAGTGTGTTTTATTCATATTCTTGCCCTTGTCCTCATATGATGGGGACAAAGACGGCGGGAGGATGGAGCTGTGAGAAAAAAGTCTAAAAAGCTGGCTGCAGTTCTGGCGGGTATAATCACGGTTATATTGGTCGGACAAGTAGGCAGTGTTCGTACATACATCACGGAGATCCGTGATGGACCGGGAACTCAAAATGCATTTGACATGTTCAAAGAGGCTACGGGTGAAGATGCTTTGTTAACAGCTATTCGGGAAAAAGCGGCTGAAACCAAAATTGCTCCAATGAATGCCAGAGTAGATCGGGTATGGAAAGCAATTCCCGGATATAATGGAACAGAGATTGACGTGGAGGCTACATATCGAAAGGCGCTTGGGGGAAACCTGAATACCAAAATTTCGTATGTTTATCGGCAAACGGAACCGGAGATTGGCCTTGAGGATCTAGGGGCACATCCGATATACCGCGGTAACCCAGAGAAGCCTATGGTATCTTTTATGATCAATGTAGCTTGGGGGAATGAATATATTGTCCCGATGCTCGATACACTCGATGCAGAGCAGGTCAAAGCGACTTTTTTCTTGGATGGTAGTTGGTTAAGCAAAAATGCGGAACTTGCAAAAGAGATTCAAAAACGTGGACATGAGTTATCAAACCATGCATATTCCCACCCCAATATGAGTCGATTAAGTGCAGAACGGGCAAGGCTGGAGATTAGTAAGACTCAGGATTTACTGCAAAAGACGTTGGGGGTAGAAAATCGTTGGTTTGCACCTCCATCTGGAGACTTTAATCAAAAAACGGTAGATATTGCTTCCAGCATGGGTTTACAGACGGTGTTATGGACACTGGATACCGTGGACTGGCGTAAACCAAGCTCAGCGTCGGTTGTAGCCAAAATTGCCAAAAACGTGGATGCTGGAACCTTAATCCTAATGCACCCAACGGCTGCTTCCTCAGGTGCGTTAAAAGGCATGATTGATTCTATTCGAGCCAAAGGACTTATCTTAGGTACCGTCACGGAAACCTTGTCTTCGGAGCGAGTGAAGGCTAAGCCGGTTGAGTGAACGATGTTTTTTTGTTAATATCAAACAGTTGGAACCAAATGTCGATTTCAATTTTAGTTTTATTGAGATCAGCACAATTATAGAGATGTAGGAGGGCCAACCGTGAAAAAAATTCAGCTGGGCAATGGCCTCAGAGTTGTCATGGAACAGATCCCGACCTGTCGTTCCGTGTCTTTCGGTATATGGGTCAAAACAGGTTCGCGTAACGAACAGCTTGCAAGCAACGGGGTTTCTCATTTTATTGAGCACATGTTGTTCAAGGGAACCGATCGTTATGATGCAAAAGCGATTGCGGAACAATTTGATGCTATTGGTGGTAATGTTAATGCCTTTACTTCCAAAGAATACACTTGTTATTATGCAAAAGTATTGGACGAACATCTGCCGATTGCAGTAGACGTATTGTCTGATATGTTTTTCCGATCCAAAATGGATGAGGGTGAACTAAGTAAAGAAAAGAATGTCATCCTTGAAGAAATATCGATGTACGAGGATACACCAGATGATATGGTGCATGATCTTATGGCACTTGCTGCTTATGGCGAGCATCCGCTGGCTTATCCGATCTTAGGTACGGAAGAACGTCTCAAGACGATGGATTCGAGCCATCTGCGTGCATATATGAAAGAGCACTATACCATCGAAAATACCGTCATTAGTATTGCTGGTAATATTGATGACAGTGTCATTGAATTAATGGAAAAGCATTTTGGTGAATTCGATGTGAATGGGGTTGCCGAGCAAGTTACGGAGCCTAAGTTCCACAGTGGACAGCTTTTCCACAAGAAGAAAACCGAACAGAATCATATTTGTATTTCCTTCCCAGGCTGCAAAATTGGTGATCCGCTTCAATTCGCTATGGTTGTGTTGAACAACGCCATTGGTGGGGGAATGAGTTCTCGACTATTCCAGGAAATTCGGGAGAAACGTGGTTTGGCCTATTCAGTCTATTCCTATCATAGCTCTCATGCGGATAGCGGACTCTTTACAATCTATGCAGGTACTGCACCGAAACAGACGAAGGAAGTATTGGATCTGACAAAAGAGGTGCTTAATGATCTGGCAGTTCATGGTTTGTCCGAAGATGAACTACGCAAAGGAAAAGAGCAGCTCAAAGGAAGTCTGATTCTCAGTTTGGAGAGCACGGGCAGTCGTATGAACCGTCTTGGTAAAAACGAGCTTATGCTGGGCAGACACCATACGTTAGATGAAATGATTGCCAAAATTGAACAAGTAACCATGGACGATATCGATGCTGTACTAGACCTGATGTTCGCTGAGCCTTTTGCTCTCGCGATGGTTGGGGCTTCGGATCGATCGATTGCCGGACTCAGAAGGGATGATTTTGTTGCATTACGTTCAAATTCAAAAGCTACCGGGCAATGAAGATATTAAGCTGCCACAAAAAATGTCGGAGCTTGCTTCCGGTTTTGATGTAGTAGCCGCATTACAGGAAGAAGTTACATTGCAACCAGGTCAACGTACACTTATTCCAACAGGTCTCGCAATGGCTATGCCGGCAGGACTTGAAGCACAGATCCGTCCACGTAGTGGACTTGCATTCAAACACGGGATTACGTGTCTGAACACACCTGGCACCATTGATGCCGACTATCGTGGAGAAGTAAAGGTGTTGCTCATTAATCTTGGGCAAGAGCCATTTACTATTGTACGTGGTGAGCGGATTGCTCAAATCGTTTTCCAAACCGTACCTGCAGTGGAGTTATCTGAAGTAAGTGAGCTTTCGGAAACGATTCGTGGAGAAGGCGGATTCGGCCATACAGGAAAATAAATGAAGTACATATGAATTCTTGGTGGAGTCGATCGCGATGACCAGGTATGCGCATATGAACGGATAAGGAAGAGTCATCCCGAGATAGTGGGATGGCTCTTTTTTTAATGTGTTTTCACCCCTATGTAGGCAACTGCATACGATAAGGCATACGTGTGGTGAAAGGAGTGACGTCCCGATGCTGACCGGTGTCCGGATAGTAGTCCTGGGCGGAGATGCGCGGCAGCTTGAAGTCATTCAAAAGTGCGCAGAGTTGGATGCTACGGTAACCGTGGTTGGATTCGACAGGCTGGAGTGCTCTATTCCGGGAATTGAACTTCAGGAATTGGATGATGAAGTATTCGCTTCTGCAGATGTATTGGTTCTACCCGTCGTAGGTTGTGATGACCAGGGTAAAGTGAATACATCATTCAGTGAGTCGCCGATTTTTCTAAAAAAGGAGCATGTTGCGGCATTGCCGGAGCATTGCATTGTCTTTACAGGCATGGCTAAACCATTCTTACGTAATCTGTGTCAAGAGAATGGACTGCGATTAATTGAAGTGTTAAATCGTGATGATATTGCGCTCTATAACTCTATTCCGACAGCAGAGGGCGCTATCGCTATGGCGATTCGCGAGACGGACTTCACGATCCACGGATCGGAATGTATTGTGCTTGGTTTAGGTCGTACGGGATTCACAATGGCCAAAACACTGCAGGGACTTGGAGCAAATGTGCGGGTTGGAATCAGGCGTGAAGAGGATGTTGCTCGCGCGACAATTATGGGCTGGAAGCCTTTTATGACAACGGATTTGGCTGCTCAAACCGGGGAAGTTGACTTGCTTTTTAATACGATACCGACTATGATAATCACAGCACAAATCCTGTCCAGAATGCCGCAAAAAGCAGTCATTATCGACCTTGCATCTGCCCCTGGTGGCTGCGATTTTCGGTATGCTGAGAAACGCGGTATGAAGGCGCTACTAGCGCCTGGCCTCCCCGGTATAGTTGCTCCCAAAACGGCTGGCGGTATAATTGCCGACGCGCTGATCCGTTTGCTTTTGGAAGAACAAAACGCACGGGAGGTTGAACAATGAACTGGCAGGGAAAAACGGTAGGTTACGCAATTACAGGGTCTCATTGTACGTTTGAAGAGGTTATGCCGGTCATTAGCCGGTTCGTAACTGAAGGCGCAAATGTGATCCCTATTATTTCCAATTCAGTTTTAACGACGGATACACGTTTTGGAACGGCTCAGAATTGGCAGAAACAGTTGAAAGATATAACGGGTAATGATATTATTTCTACAATTGTTGAGGCGGAACCGTTAGGGCCTTCCAAATTGCTGGATGTACTCGTTATCGCTCCTTGCACAGGAAATACGACGAGTAAGCTCGCTAATGCAATGACCGATAGTCCTGTACTGATGGCAGCCAAAGCGCAGATGCGCAATCAGCGTCCTGTCGTACTCGCTATTTCTACGAATGATGGTCTGGGTCTGAATGCTGCCAACATCGCCAAATTGCTTGTAGCGAAATACATGTATTTTGTGCCGTTCGGGCAGGATGATCCGGTGAAGAAGCCTAATTCGTTAGTAGCCAAGATGGAACTGATTCCAGAAGCTTGCTGGAGTGCACTGGACGGTAAACAGCTACAGCCAATGATTGTTGAACGTTCTCCACAAGCTTAATGTAATATAATCTTGGTCTGTTGTTAAATACGGTTTCGCAGAGGAACAAGTTCAAGGATAACGGTTATACGCTTGAAGAGATGCATAAGGTTCGATAGACAAAGAAAATCATGGGGGACGATAAACCAGGTGTGAATACCAGCCTGTGTCCGCGTTCCTGTCGTGTAAGGGCATTCCTGTTTGCGATGCTTAAGCTCACCGCAAGCGGGATGCGTTCATAGGTCTTGCGTATTATGGCGGTAACATTTGTGACCTGTGTGTAGATTGTCAGGTGCAAACATTCTACTAACGGGTATGCCATGTATGCCGTACAGTGGGTGAAGTTATCGCATCGGGACGCTCCCTAGGTTGATCCATTTGTTGATTTGGCCCGTGTCTAGTCTTCTTGCGTACACAAATGGAGGAATAAAGATGCGCATCATGGTACAGAAATTCGGTGGCACGTCGCTATCTACCGTTCAGGCTAGAGAGCACGTGCTCCGTCATATTAAACGTGAGCTTGAAGCAGGCCTAAGTTTGGTGGTTGTTGTTTCCGCCATGGGTCGCCGAGGTGAGCCTTACGCAACAGATACATTACTGGACTGGACTGCCCAGAACGGAAATGCCATATCTGCACGTGAGAGGGATTTACTGCTGTGCTGTGGTGAAATCATATCGGCAACTACACTTAGCAGTTTGCTGGAACATGAAGGGATATCCACGACAGTGCTGACCGGAGCGCAAGCAGGGTTTGTGACGGACGACAATTTCGGGAATGCCCGGATTTTGGATGTCCGTCCTGTTCGTGTACTGGAGCAGCTTGAGCAGGGACGGGTCGTTATTGTTACAGGGTTTCAAGGGCAGACAGAGAATGGAGACTTTACTACGCTTGGTCGTGGTGGAAGTGATACGTCGGCTACAGCATTGGGTGCTGCACTACGTGCGGAGATGGTTGATATTTATACCGATGTCAATGGCATATTGACTGCCGATCCGCGGATCGTTGAAGATGCACGTCCTTTGACTGTGGTGAGTTATGCCGAAATCTGCAATATGGCGCATCATGGTGCCAAGGTCATCCATCCCCGTGCGGTAGAGATTGCCATGCAAGCTCAAATTCCGGTGCGTGTACGCTCTACTTTTGCGGACAGTGAAGGTACGCTGGTAACACATCCTGAAGGATTTCAAGATGTACAGACAGGCATTATTGACCGTTATGTAACAGGTATAGCTTATGTAAGCAATGTGACTCAGATTGCGGTTGAAGTTCCTGGCGGTGCGGATCGGTTACAGCTCAAGGTGTTTAAAACGATGGCTGAGAATTCGATCAGTGTCGATTTTATTAATGTGACCCCATCGGGAGTCGTATATACGGTGTTTGACAGTGATTCTGAGAAAGCGATTCAAGTTCTGCAGGAGATTGGTCTTAAACCCCAAAGTTTGTCTGGCTGTGCCAAAGTATCAGTGATCGGTGGGGGCATTAATGGTGTACCAGGGATCATGGCTAGAATTGTGGAGTCATTAACGCTAGCCGATATTCAGATTCTGCAATCCGCAGATTCCAACACGACCATCTGGGTACTCGTAAAAAAAGAAGATATGGTTCAGGCATTGAGGGCGCTTCACGCCTCATTCGAACTTCATTTATAAGCTGAATTGAACCGAGCAGACCTGTTTTGAGGAGGAATCGAAGTGGACTTTGGAAGATTGATTACAGCAATGGTCACTCCGTTTAACGATCAAGGAGAGATTCATTGGGAGGAAACAGCACGACTAATTGACTATCTGATTGTAGAACAAAAGTCTGAAACACTTGTTGTTTCTGGAACGACAGGGGAGTCTCCCACGCTTAGCGATTCGGAAAAGGTACAACTTTTCGAGTTTACAGTCAAACATGCTGCTGGCCGTTGCAAAATTATCGCCGGCACGGGAAGTAATAACACGGCTCATTCGATCCATCTAACACAAGAAGCCGAGCGTGTAGGTGCTGATGGGGTATTGTTGGTGGTTCCGTATTACAACAAGCCAAGTCAGGAAGGGATGTTTAAACATTTTGAGGCTATCGCAGCCTCGACTAAACTCCCGGTTATGCTCTATAACGTCCCTGGACGTACGGTAGCGAGCCTTACTGCGGCTACAACGCTTCGTCTTGCTCAGATTCCAAACATCATTGCAACGAAAGAGTGTGCCTCGTTAGAGCACGTTACGTTAATCGCTGCGGATGCGCCTGAGCATTTCAGAGTGTACACAGGAGACGATGCTTCTGGATTACCAGCGCTTGCCGTAGGTGCCCATGGCATCGTTAGTGTAGCTAGTCATGTGATTGGGGCAGAGATGAAAACGATGATTGATTCGTTTGTCGGAGGAGATCCTCTGCAAGCTGCGAAGATTCATCAG
This genomic interval carries:
- the pnp gene encoding polyribonucleotide nucleotidyltransferase, with product MEKRVEMQLGGRTLVLETGRLAKQANAAVKVTYGDTVVLCTVTASSEPKDLDFFPLTVNYEERLYAVGKIPGGFIKREGRPSEKAILASRLTDRPIRPLFPEGFRNDVQVLNIVMSVDQDCEPQIAAMIGTSAALSISDVPFSGPIGGVKVGRINGEFIINPTIAQLEVSEIELVVAGTKDAIMMVEAEANEVPEEIMLEAIMFGHDEIKNIVAVIEQLVEVAGKEKMAVKLHAVNADVNSAVREFASARLVEAVKIAEKHARQDAIDVVNDETVAHFEEKYIETPELLKDVKEVLHDIVKEEVRRLITHDKVRPDGRGLAEIRPIECDTSLLPRTHGSGLFTRGQTQALSICTLGALGDVQILDGISLEETKRFMHHYNFPPFSVGEARPLRAPGRREIGHGALGERALAKVIPSETDFPYTIRLVSEVLESNGSTSQASICASTLAMMDAGVPIKAPVAGVAMGLIKDGDHVSILSDIQGMEDHLGDMDFKVAGTPEGVTAIQMDIKIDGIDRQILSEALAQAKEGRMHILGKMTEVMKTPREQLSQYAPKITTMHINPDKIRDVIGAGGKIINKIIEETGVKIDIEQDGRVFIASSNQEMNDKAKAIIEGIVREVLVGEIYVGKVKRVEKFGAFVEVLPNKEGLVHISQLSTERVAKVEDVVAIGDSITVKVTEIDPQGRINLSRKAVLTAEAPAQS
- a CDS encoding polysaccharide deacetylase family protein; the protein is MRKKSKKLAAVLAGIITVILVGQVGSVRTYITEIRDGPGTQNAFDMFKEATGEDALLTAIREKAAETKIAPMNARVDRVWKAIPGYNGTEIDVEATYRKALGGNLNTKISYVYRQTEPEIGLEDLGAHPIYRGNPEKPMVSFMINVAWGNEYIVPMLDTLDAEQVKATFFLDGSWLSKNAELAKEIQKRGHELSNHAYSHPNMSRLSAERARLEISKTQDLLQKTLGVENRWFAPPSGDFNQKTVDIASSMGLQTVLWTLDTVDWRKPSSASVVAKIAKNVDAGTLILMHPTAASSGALKGMIDSIRAKGLILGTVTETLSSERVKAKPVE
- a CDS encoding M16 family metallopeptidase codes for the protein MKKIQLGNGLRVVMEQIPTCRSVSFGIWVKTGSRNEQLASNGVSHFIEHMLFKGTDRYDAKAIAEQFDAIGGNVNAFTSKEYTCYYAKVLDEHLPIAVDVLSDMFFRSKMDEGELSKEKNVILEEISMYEDTPDDMVHDLMALAAYGEHPLAYPILGTEERLKTMDSSHLRAYMKEHYTIENTVISIAGNIDDSVIELMEKHFGEFDVNGVAEQVTEPKFHSGQLFHKKKTEQNHICISFPGCKIGDPLQFAMVVLNNAIGGGMSSRLFQEIREKRGLAYSVYSYHSSHADSGLFTIYAGTAPKQTKEVLDLTKEVLNDLAVHGLSEDELRKGKEQLKGSLILSLESTGSRMNRLGKNELMLGRHHTLDEMIAKIEQVTMDDIDAVLDLMFAEPFALAMVGASDRSIAGLRRDDFVALRSNSKATGQ
- the dut gene encoding dUTP diphosphatase, which gives rise to MLHYVQIQKLPGNEDIKLPQKMSELASGFDVVAALQEEVTLQPGQRTLIPTGLAMAMPAGLEAQIRPRSGLAFKHGITCLNTPGTIDADYRGEVKVLLINLGQEPFTIVRGERIAQIVFQTVPAVELSEVSELSETIRGEGGFGHTGK
- the dpsA gene encoding dipicolinate synthase subunit DpsA, with the translated sequence MLTGVRIVVLGGDARQLEVIQKCAELDATVTVVGFDRLECSIPGIELQELDDEVFASADVLVLPVVGCDDQGKVNTSFSESPIFLKKEHVAALPEHCIVFTGMAKPFLRNLCQENGLRLIEVLNRDDIALYNSIPTAEGAIAMAIRETDFTIHGSECIVLGLGRTGFTMAKTLQGLGANVRVGIRREEDVARATIMGWKPFMTTDLAAQTGEVDLLFNTIPTMIITAQILSRMPQKAVIIDLASAPGGCDFRYAEKRGMKALLAPGLPGIVAPKTAGGIIADALIRLLLEEQNAREVEQ
- a CDS encoding dipicolinate synthase subunit B, with amino-acid sequence MNWQGKTVGYAITGSHCTFEEVMPVISRFVTEGANVIPIISNSVLTTDTRFGTAQNWQKQLKDITGNDIISTIVEAEPLGPSKLLDVLVIAPCTGNTTSKLANAMTDSPVLMAAKAQMRNQRPVVLAISTNDGLGLNAANIAKLLVAKYMYFVPFGQDDPVKKPNSLVAKMELIPEACWSALDGKQLQPMIVERSPQA
- the dapG gene encoding aspartate kinase codes for the protein MRIMVQKFGGTSLSTVQAREHVLRHIKRELEAGLSLVVVVSAMGRRGEPYATDTLLDWTAQNGNAISARERDLLLCCGEIISATTLSSLLEHEGISTTVLTGAQAGFVTDDNFGNARILDVRPVRVLEQLEQGRVVIVTGFQGQTENGDFTTLGRGGSDTSATALGAALRAEMVDIYTDVNGILTADPRIVEDARPLTVVSYAEICNMAHHGAKVIHPRAVEIAMQAQIPVRVRSTFADSEGTLVTHPEGFQDVQTGIIDRYVTGIAYVSNVTQIAVEVPGGADRLQLKVFKTMAENSISVDFINVTPSGVVYTVFDSDSEKAIQVLQEIGLKPQSLSGCAKVSVIGGGINGVPGIMARIVESLTLADIQILQSADSNTTIWVLVKKEDMVQALRALHASFELHL
- the dapA gene encoding 4-hydroxy-tetrahydrodipicolinate synthase encodes the protein MDFGRLITAMVTPFNDQGEIHWEETARLIDYLIVEQKSETLVVSGTTGESPTLSDSEKVQLFEFTVKHAAGRCKIIAGTGSNNTAHSIHLTQEAERVGADGVLLVVPYYNKPSQEGMFKHFEAIAASTKLPVMLYNVPGRTVASLTAATTLRLAQIPNIIATKECASLEHVTLIAADAPEHFRVYTGDDASGLPALAVGAHGIVSVASHVIGAEMKTMIDSFVGGDPLQAAKIHQKLFPIFKGLFECPQPLPNPVAVKYALTMRGLNVGSVRLPLIAPTEEEQVYIRGLFN